The proteins below come from a single Garra rufa chromosome 25, GarRuf1.0, whole genome shotgun sequence genomic window:
- the nudt7 gene encoding peroxisomal coenzyme A diphosphatase NUDT7, with protein sequence MGLKEKTIASLKKYDSGEEFPQLKLPAIPKASVLIPLLVRDGQLRLLLTVRSIHLKQHAGEVCFPGGKSESGDRDEVHTALREAEEEIGLPRKKVEVICKFFPVINKTGLLITPVVAFIEDSFKASPNTDEVSEVFTLPLEFFTKEADHSGYPVPNVFGPTHSFMYTDPSTGNIHQIWGLTAALAITVAVLALGKKPEFEVGFNLENPASGFKDMLNRKLSKL encoded by the exons ATGGGTCTGAAGGAGAAAACTATCGCGTCCTTAAAGAAATACGACAGCGGTGAGGAATTTCCCCAATTAAAGTTACCTGCTATTCCCAAAGCGTCAGTGCTCATCCCTCTGCTGGTGAGAGACGGACAGCTGCGGCTCTTACTGACCGTCCGCTCCATTCAC CTGAAGCAGCACGCAGGTGAAGTGTGTTTCCCGGGAGGAAAGTCTGAGTCCGGTGACCGAGATGAAGTTCACACCGCTCTGAGAGAGGCAGAGGAGGAGATCGGCCTTCCTCGTAAGAAAGTGGAGGTCATCTGCAAATTCTTCCCCGTCATAAACAag ACTGGTCTTCTGATCACTCCAGTTGTGGCTTTCATCGAGGACTCTTTCAAAGCCAGTCCAAACACAGACGAGGTGAGCGAGGTGTTCACTCTTCCCCTGGAGTTTTTCACTAAAGAGGCGGATCATTCGGGTTATCCTGTGCCCAATGTCTTTGGACCGACCCATAGTTTCATGTACACTGACCCCAGCACAGGGAACATCCATCAGATCTGGGGCCTCACCGCTGCTTTGGCCATAACCGTTGCTGTGCTGGCCCTCGGAAAGAAGCCTGAGTTTGAGGTCGGCTTTAACTTGGAAAATCCAGCTTCTGGGTTTAAAGACATGCTGAATCGCAAGTTAAGCAAATTATGA
- the tmed6 gene encoding transmembrane emp24 domain-containing protein 6 has protein sequence MLQKGFYLIGLLLLIWMSNGGALNEPNPELSDQDLFWGADQYDFSIMLRAGDLQCYWHFAHFGENFYLNFMVQLVTGVALDRHLSVTVNAPSSLIVGKVDDARGQIAFNVKETGFYQMCFSNFHNRFGSMQVFLHFGVYYEGQKEEEKKMKEEDMKQINNTLSFIQESSNRLQRFVFHMWRHYNYERMRRGADFYLLQSNSTYVNSWSLVQSLVIISAGYLQLYFLKRLFKTKPAEGDKPRC, from the exons atgttacaaaaaggtTTTTATCTTATTGGGCTTCTGTTATTAATTTGGATGAGCAATGGCGGAGCGCTGAACGAGCCTAATCCAGAACTTTCAGATCAGGATCTTTTCTGGGGAGCCGATCAGTATGACTTTTCCATCATGCTGCGTGCTGGAGACCTCCAGTGCTACTGGCACTTTGCTCACTTTGGTGAGAACTTCTACTTAAACTTCATG GTCCAGCTGGTGACTGGTGTGGCTCTGGACAGACATCTGTCTGTAACCGTTAATGCTCCAAGCAGCCTAATAGTCGGCAAAGTTGACGATGCAAGAGGTCAGATTGCCTTCAATGTCAAGGAGACTG GGTTTTATCAGATGTGCTTCAGTAATTTCCACAATCGCTTCGGGAGCATGCAGGTTTTTCTGCACTTTGGTGTGTATTACGAGGGACAAAAGGAAGAAGAGAAGAAAATGAAAGAAGAAGATATGAAACAGATCAATAATACACTGTCCTTCATTCAG GAAAGCAGCAACAGGCTGCAGAGGTTTGTCTTCCACATGTGGCGTCATTATAACTATGAGCGAATGAGACGCGGCGCTGATTTCTACCTGCTTCAGTCCAACTCCACTTATGTGAACAGCTGGTCTCTTGTCCAGAGTCTGGTCATCATCAGCGCCGGATACCTGCAGCTCTACTTCCTCAAGAGACTCTTCAAAACCAAACCAGCAGAGGGAGACAAACCCCGCTGTTAA